A portion of the Bosea sp. NBC_00550 genome contains these proteins:
- a CDS encoding LysR family transcriptional regulator, whose protein sequence is MRYTFGQAEAFYWVARLGGFRAAATHLNLAQPTVSLRVKELERILGGELFDRALYRPVPTTLGSAIYADVERMLAHADQVQRRSKDALPGRGLLRIGAADSFAALILPDLLAALAARHAALQVDVTVDFSTRLEQLLLDRSIDIAFLSQPRAHEGITIVPLWLIDLVWVIGKDLPFDGDVATPENLVDLPIFTNSSPSGLFTTIQMWFGTKGLKPHRMNTCNPLTVIARLANAGTGAALIPREMIRVSGDDLALRVLETRPPIPSHNLCAMWWDNESAAECGYLADLAREISTKAEL, encoded by the coding sequence ATGCGCTACACCTTCGGTCAGGCCGAGGCATTCTATTGGGTGGCCCGGCTCGGAGGGTTCCGCGCCGCCGCAACGCATCTCAATCTCGCCCAGCCCACCGTTAGCCTGCGCGTCAAGGAGCTGGAGCGCATCCTCGGCGGAGAGTTGTTCGACCGCGCGCTGTACCGGCCGGTGCCGACGACGTTGGGCAGCGCGATCTATGCCGATGTCGAGCGCATGCTCGCCCATGCCGATCAGGTCCAGCGCCGCTCGAAGGACGCGCTGCCGGGTCGCGGCCTGCTGCGCATCGGCGCCGCCGACTCGTTTGCGGCGCTGATCCTGCCGGATCTGCTGGCGGCGTTGGCGGCTCGCCACGCGGCCTTGCAGGTCGACGTCACCGTGGATTTCAGCACGCGGCTGGAACAGCTCCTGCTCGATCGCTCGATCGATATCGCCTTCCTGTCGCAGCCGCGCGCGCATGAGGGCATCACCATCGTGCCGCTCTGGCTGATCGATCTCGTCTGGGTCATCGGCAAGGACCTGCCCTTCGACGGCGATGTCGCCACGCCGGAGAATCTCGTCGATCTGCCGATCTTTACCAATAGCTCGCCCTCGGGCCTGTTCACAACGATCCAGATGTGGTTCGGCACAAAAGGGCTCAAACCCCACCGCATGAACACCTGCAATCCGCTGACTGTGATCGCCAGGCTCGCCAATGCCGGCACCGGCGCGGCCCTGATCCCGCGCGAGATGATCAGGGTCTCGGGCGACGACCTTGCCCTGCGTGTGCTCGAGACCAGGCCGCCGATCCCGTCCCACAATCTCTGCGCGATGTGGTGGGACAATGAATCCGCCGCCGAATGCGGCTATCTGGCCGATCTCGCGCGCGAGATCTCGACAAAAGCTGAGCTGTGA
- a CDS encoding cold-shock protein, whose translation MATGTVKWFNATKGFGFIQPDQGGQDVFVHISTVERAGLRELRDGQKVSFELAQDKRSGRTSADQLQTL comes from the coding sequence ATGGCGACCGGTACTGTGAAATGGTTCAATGCGACGAAGGGATTTGGCTTCATCCAGCCGGATCAAGGCGGGCAGGATGTCTTTGTGCATATTAGTACCGTGGAGCGAGCGGGTCTGCGCGAGCTGCGCGATGGTCAGAAGGTGTCGTTCGAGCTTGCCCAGGACAAGCGCTCAGGTCGCACCTCGGCAGATCAGCTTCAAACCCTCTGA
- a CDS encoding XRE family transcriptional regulator, with product MKFFRFDIGARASKASRFIGGVQSELLKAVVEERLKGTSQQSLAQKLRIPRSELNNQLAGTSGLTLRAVSDLAWALDREINFELKARVEKTGQNHLPEASTLISNAPTMVGASTNSSTLPSRPQIRIVTPRIPAK from the coding sequence GTGAAGTTCTTTCGCTTTGATATAGGCGCCAGAGCAAGCAAGGCAAGTCGCTTCATTGGGGGTGTTCAAAGTGAATTATTGAAGGCAGTCGTAGAAGAAAGGCTGAAAGGGACGTCTCAGCAGTCTCTGGCTCAAAAACTCCGCATTCCGCGATCGGAGCTCAATAATCAACTCGCAGGAACTAGCGGACTGACGTTGCGTGCAGTTTCGGATCTCGCTTGGGCGCTAGATCGTGAGATAAACTTTGAATTGAAGGCGCGAGTTGAAAAGACTGGCCAAAACCACTTGCCGGAAGCGTCGACCCTGATCAGCAATGCGCCGACCATGGTTGGCGCCTCCACCAACAGTTCGACTTTACCGTCCCGGCCCCAGATACGGATCGTGACGCCACGCATTCCAGCAAAGTAG
- a CDS encoding DUF6941 family protein — translation MDRYGYSIFCDDIRNEVSGKLSFIGCYNSVMFVPDSFPFVLPKFCVHLHILSPATRPFKLITARVYIPGHDEPIVTERIEAPAPAVQDRLIDELGDVPATPKFIVAAASLIFAPLRVEAPGLISVRALVDDSVDELKIGSLRVSVAP, via the coding sequence ATGGACCGATACGGCTATTCGATTTTCTGCGACGACATACGCAATGAAGTGAGCGGTAAGCTTAGCTTTATTGGTTGCTATAACTCCGTCATGTTCGTCCCCGATTCCTTCCCGTTCGTGCTACCAAAATTTTGCGTGCACTTGCATATTCTGTCGCCCGCTACTCGGCCATTTAAGCTGATAACGGCGCGTGTTTATATCCCGGGACATGATGAGCCGATCGTCACCGAGCGGATCGAGGCTCCGGCTCCGGCAGTGCAGGATCGGCTAATCGACGAACTTGGCGACGTGCCAGCCACGCCTAAATTCATCGTGGCGGCTGCAAGCCTGATCTTCGCTCCCCTGCGGGTCGAGGCTCCGGGTTTGATCAGTGTACGAGCGCTGGTCGACGATAGTGTCGACGAGCTAAAAATCGGTTCACTGCGGGTCAGTGTCGCGCCGTGA
- a CDS encoding curlin repeat-containing protein: MAVRTIWMAIVVGFGIGLTTSAGLASEAFITQFARDLTQGRLSPDRHAASDLLSTPISLNQLAAVPAPQHGQGARGAGNYSYVSQVGSSNSASITQQGSGSHSMVAQQGLNNVARVHQVR, encoded by the coding sequence ATGGCCGTGAGAACAATCTGGATGGCGATAGTCGTTGGCTTTGGGATTGGCTTGACGACGTCCGCGGGCCTGGCAAGCGAGGCTTTCATAACCCAGTTCGCGCGCGACCTAACGCAAGGGCGGTTATCACCAGATCGCCACGCCGCATCGGATCTTCTGAGCACGCCGATCTCGTTAAATCAGCTCGCGGCCGTGCCGGCCCCTCAGCATGGTCAGGGTGCCCGCGGCGCGGGGAATTATTCTTACGTATCGCAAGTCGGGTCGTCGAACTCCGCTTCGATCACACAGCAAGGTAGCGGCAGCCACTCGATGGTTGCTCAGCAAGGCCTGAATAATGTCGCACGTGTCCATCAGGTCCGATAG
- a CDS encoding CsgG/HfaB family protein has protein sequence MNRIYSQIAGALTLALVTGGCVVSGTNIDPITQPATLVPDTKTGVVLDRLPPPAQKLDVAVYSFPDLTGQNKPNDNFAEFSRAVTQGGSAILSDVLTKAGNGAWFNVIERNDLQPLLQERQIIQNTRTAVEGKRAQGLPALRFAGILLQGGLIGYDTNETTGGIGANYLGIGGNTQYRQDVVTVALRAVSVQTGRVVASVTTTKTIYSVLVQGSAFKFAKVDHILQMEAGFTKNSPATLAVREGIQLAVYSLIFEGVKAKLWDFADAPAGAAFMRALDEQKKAVNFEMVTETPSTAALAPPPAPTKSAM, from the coding sequence ATGAATCGGATTTACTCGCAGATTGCGGGCGCGCTGACGCTTGCGCTTGTTACTGGTGGATGCGTCGTCTCAGGCACGAACATCGATCCCATCACGCAACCGGCAACACTGGTTCCCGATACGAAGACCGGAGTCGTTCTTGATCGACTGCCGCCGCCCGCGCAGAAGCTGGACGTTGCTGTCTACAGCTTTCCAGATCTGACAGGTCAGAACAAACCTAACGACAATTTTGCCGAATTTTCTCGTGCCGTCACACAAGGTGGGAGCGCAATACTTTCAGATGTTCTGACGAAGGCCGGTAATGGCGCTTGGTTTAACGTCATCGAGCGTAATGACCTTCAGCCGCTGCTGCAAGAACGCCAGATCATCCAGAACACTAGGACAGCGGTGGAAGGCAAACGCGCTCAAGGATTGCCAGCGCTGCGCTTTGCCGGAATTCTGCTGCAAGGCGGCCTGATCGGCTACGATACGAACGAAACGACTGGCGGCATCGGCGCCAATTATTTGGGGATTGGCGGCAATACCCAGTATCGCCAGGATGTTGTCACCGTGGCGCTCCGGGCTGTCAGCGTTCAGACGGGGCGAGTAGTCGCATCGGTGACCACGACTAAGACGATATATTCGGTGCTCGTCCAAGGCAGCGCATTCAAATTCGCAAAGGTCGATCACATCCTGCAGATGGAAGCGGGGTTTACAAAAAATTCGCCCGCCACCCTGGCCGTTCGCGAGGGCATACAGCTCGCCGTGTATTCGCTCATTTTCGAGGGCGTCAAGGCAAAGCTTTGGGATTTCGCCGATGCGCCGGCCGGCGCTGCCTTTATGCGGGCGCTCGACGAGCAGAAAAAGGCCGTCAATTTCGAGATGGTGACCGAGACGCCTTCGACCGCTGCGCTAGCGCCGCCTCCCGCGCCAACCAAAAGTGCGATGTAA
- a CDS encoding curli assembly protein CsgF, with product MALRNVATITILSCCFGSVAAIAGEQVYRPTNPTFGGNSLNGTFLLSTAQAQGKGAKSGQQSPDLSGLTSALSGIGSGASQAPIVVIGGNGLPVVPASP from the coding sequence ATGGCACTACGGAATGTGGCTACCATTACAATCCTGAGCTGTTGTTTCGGAAGCGTTGCGGCCATTGCGGGGGAGCAGGTTTATCGTCCGACGAATCCCACTTTCGGCGGTAATTCGCTCAATGGCACCTTTTTGCTGTCGACGGCCCAGGCGCAAGGCAAGGGAGCTAAATCCGGCCAGCAATCTCCCGACCTTTCCGGTTTGACCAGCGCTTTGAGCGGCATCGGCAGTGGCGCCAGCCAGGCCCCGATTGTCGTTATCGGCGGCAACGGTCTCCCGGTCGTTCCGGCATCACCCTGA
- the csgH gene encoding curli-like amyloid fiber formation chaperone CsgH: MKPLPTDMPLQCLIRAEDTGSALRLQAIARAHSPVSGQYRLSILKQSSSGTSQNMQSGNFSIGSGQDSVLTTVLLEQAAIGHYEASLSLESNRGSVSCISP; this comes from the coding sequence ATGAAGCCGTTGCCGACCGATATGCCGTTGCAATGCCTGATTCGCGCCGAGGATACCGGTTCGGCGCTTCGGTTGCAGGCGATCGCGCGCGCGCATTCGCCGGTTTCGGGGCAATATCGTCTGTCCATTCTCAAGCAGAGCAGCAGCGGCACGAGCCAGAACATGCAAAGCGGCAATTTCTCCATCGGCTCCGGCCAGGATAGCGTGCTGACCACAGTTCTGCTCGAGCAGGCCGCCATCGGCCACTACGAGGCGTCTCTGTCGCTCGAATCCAATCGCGGGAGCGTTTCATGTATTTCGCCCTGA
- the ligD gene encoding non-homologous end-joining DNA ligase — MALLQSKPPAGNDWAFEVKWDGYRLAVHIGPGKKVQIITRGGHDWTNRFPTIANDALEFGLDSAILDGEAVMLDERGASDFGALQKALGGRGGKRSAASAMLYAFDLLYLNGRDLRALRLDERRAMLEGVLAYQPHGSIRPSKEIKTEGAPFLELAGEFGLEGIIAKRRSAPYRSGRGGDWLKVKCVQSESFVIVGYEPSTAALGGIGRLVLAARKDGALVHVGGVGTGFSHASATALRKQMDELVIPKPALSVKGSRQAYRWLTPALVAEVEFRAWTDDGKLRHASYKGLREDAEAAEVTELP; from the coding sequence TTGGCGCTGCTCCAAAGCAAACCTCCAGCCGGCAACGACTGGGCTTTTGAGGTGAAGTGGGACGGCTACCGGCTCGCCGTCCATATCGGGCCTGGCAAGAAGGTGCAGATCATCACCCGAGGCGGCCACGACTGGACCAATCGCTTTCCGACTATCGCAAACGATGCGCTTGAGTTCGGCCTGGACAGCGCCATCCTCGATGGCGAGGCGGTCATGCTCGACGAGCGCGGCGCTTCCGACTTTGGCGCCCTGCAGAAGGCCCTTGGCGGGCGGGGCGGCAAGCGATCGGCTGCGAGCGCGATGCTCTACGCGTTCGACCTGCTCTATCTCAACGGCCGTGATTTGCGCGCGCTCCGCCTCGATGAGCGCCGGGCGATGCTGGAGGGTGTACTCGCCTACCAGCCGCATGGCTCGATCCGGCCCAGCAAGGAAATCAAGACGGAAGGCGCTCCGTTTCTTGAGCTCGCAGGTGAGTTCGGCCTGGAAGGAATCATCGCGAAACGCCGCTCGGCTCCGTATCGCTCGGGGCGCGGCGGCGACTGGCTAAAGGTGAAGTGCGTGCAGTCGGAAAGCTTTGTTATCGTGGGTTATGAACCGTCCACCGCTGCGCTCGGCGGCATCGGTCGATTGGTGCTGGCTGCTCGCAAGGACGGAGCGTTGGTCCATGTCGGGGGCGTCGGTACCGGCTTCAGCCACGCCAGCGCGACGGCACTCCGCAAGCAAATGGACGAGCTCGTTATCCCGAAGCCGGCGCTCAGCGTGAAGGGAAGTCGCCAGGCCTATCGCTGGCTCACGCCAGCTCTGGTCGCAGAGGTCGAGTTCCGAGCGTGGACAGACGATGGCAAGCTGCGGCATGCATCGTACAAGGGCCTGCGCGAAGATGCCGAGGCGGCTGAGGTCACTGAGCTGCCCTGA
- a CDS encoding DDE-type integrase/transposase/recombinase, producing MPVTSFPPEIAGRRHNAAALRLVRNLLEKHGLAPKVLVTDKLRSYGAARRELGLSARHEQGLRRNNRAENSHQVIRRRECKTQLFKSPMSAQRSLCVHAAVHNLFHLERHLISGATLRLFRATAAQQWQTATAAT from the coding sequence ATGCCCGTCACCAGTTTCCCCCCGGAGATTGCCGGTCGGCGTCACAACGCTGCCGCCCTACGGCTGGTGCGCAACCTGCTCGAGAAGCATGGCTTGGCTCCCAAGGTGCTGGTGACGGACAAGTTGCGATCCTACGGTGCGGCACGGCGAGAGCTGGGGCTGTCGGCGCGCCATGAGCAGGGCCTGCGCCGTAACAATCGGGCGGAGAACTCACACCAGGTGATCCGACGACGAGAGTGCAAGACGCAGCTCTTCAAGTCGCCGATGTCGGCGCAGCGCTCTCTCTGCGTACATGCCGCCGTCCACAATCTCTTCCACCTTGAGCGCCATCTGATCTCCGGAGCGACGCTGCGCCTCTTTCGGGCGACGGCCGCGCAACAGTGGCAAACCGCGACAGCCGCGACGTAA
- a CDS encoding c-type cytochrome, whose protein sequence is MLRLTLAMALIAASALAEPRHSTVEQCAACHGEDGIARDTEVPHLAGQNERYLFNQIMAFRLGKRPHKEMRYMARAMTTAEIAALSVYYAALPIR, encoded by the coding sequence ATGCTTCGACTGACCTTAGCGATGGCGTTGATCGCCGCTTCAGCACTCGCCGAACCGAGGCACTCCACCGTGGAGCAATGCGCCGCTTGTCATGGCGAAGATGGCATCGCCCGAGATACCGAAGTGCCTCATCTGGCCGGGCAGAATGAACGCTACCTCTTCAATCAGATAATGGCGTTTCGGTTGGGAAAGCGTCCGCACAAGGAGATGCGCTATATGGCCCGTGCGATGACGACAGCGGAAATCGCTGCGCTCTCTGTCTATTATGCGGCGCTCCCGATCCGATAA
- a CDS encoding ion transporter translates to MTATPPFRRAQVLIRQLYEGDSRRAHHFRYTLLAFDLVTLLFIVATSFVPGNAVTETLDVVFGLVILADFGARLLISRHRLRDLLRPTTLADIAAITSFLAPLVGEGAGFLRVVRTLRLLRSYQLLARLRRDSAYFRDNEEIIIAVANFVVFLFVMTGFVYETQHASNPHIINYADALYFTVTALTTTGFGDITLQGTTGRLISVTIMIFGVTLFFGLAKAVLRPNKVRFPCPTCGLLRHDPDASHCKACGQVLNIPYEEE, encoded by the coding sequence ATGACCGCCACGCCGCCGTTCCGACGCGCTCAGGTATTGATCCGCCAGCTCTACGAGGGCGACTCGCGCCGGGCGCACCACTTCCGCTATACGCTGCTCGCTTTCGATCTGGTCACGCTGCTGTTCATCGTCGCGACCTCGTTCGTTCCGGGCAACGCCGTCACCGAGACGCTCGATGTCGTGTTCGGCCTCGTCATCCTGGCGGACTTTGGCGCGCGCCTGCTGATCAGCCGCCACCGCCTGCGCGACCTACTGCGCCCGACCACATTGGCCGACATCGCGGCGATCACGTCATTCCTCGCGCCACTGGTGGGCGAGGGCGCGGGCTTCCTGCGCGTCGTACGCACTTTGCGGCTGCTGCGCAGCTACCAGCTGCTGGCGCGGCTGCGTCGCGACTCGGCGTATTTCCGCGACAACGAGGAGATCATCATCGCGGTCGCCAATTTCGTGGTGTTCCTGTTCGTGATGACCGGCTTCGTCTACGAGACGCAGCACGCCAGCAATCCGCACATCATCAACTATGCGGACGCGCTGTATTTCACCGTCACGGCGCTGACCACCACCGGTTTCGGTGACATCACGCTGCAGGGCACCACCGGGCGGCTCATCTCGGTCACCATCATGATCTTCGGCGTGACGCTGTTCTTCGGGCTGGCCAAGGCGGTACTGCGTCCGAACAAGGTGCGCTTCCCCTGCCCGACCTGCGGCCTGCTGCGTCACGATCCCGACGCGTCGCACTGTAAGGCCTGCGGGCAGGTGCTGAACATTCCGTACGAGGAGGAATAG
- a CDS encoding Rap1a/Tai family immunity protein, whose product MAVLITALSVETVSAQGLSENKLLSRCRAFGNASQRGPLATFNEGYCGGFVAGIAFVDPKSCKLDGVYIAEVARVVVAYIDQLPARQHEPFAILATAALRSAWPCKAAP is encoded by the coding sequence ATGGCTGTTCTCATCACGGCATTGAGCGTTGAGACGGTCTCCGCCCAAGGGCTGTCGGAGAATAAATTGCTGTCCCGCTGCCGTGCGTTTGGAAACGCCAGTCAAAGAGGTCCGCTAGCTACTTTCAACGAAGGATATTGCGGCGGCTTCGTTGCCGGGATTGCCTTCGTCGACCCGAAGAGTTGCAAGCTCGATGGCGTCTATATCGCCGAAGTAGCTCGCGTCGTCGTGGCGTATATCGACCAGCTGCCCGCCAGACAGCATGAGCCCTTTGCTATACTGGCGACAGCGGCACTGCGCAGCGCGTGGCCGTGCAAGGCCGCCCCATGA
- a CDS encoding dihydrodipicolinate synthase family protein: MPKTDRIGVNCALSTPFTAGGAIDHSLLIEHARWVLAAGADGITLFGTTGEGAGIGLHERIGAMGALAGAGFDFRRSVVVSVTSSTIEDAVAQTRAGYAYGARAILITPSFYFPDMPEDGIFDWFSTVFQELGTELRDILLYHIPNMTRSQITPHLVSRLRDAFGDAIVGIKDSAGNWEATQALLDAHRDFQVLVGSERHVAQAVSEGGSGTICGLANFQPALLRGPVAAGRDEPLIMAYRSAILPDPFPASLKALVARRTGRQEWLRMRPPNVTFDDARVTALMTRIEQVRALQ; encoded by the coding sequence GTGCCAAAGACGGACCGCATCGGCGTAAATTGTGCGCTTTCCACCCCGTTCACCGCGGGCGGGGCCATCGATCATTCACTATTGATCGAGCATGCCCGTTGGGTGCTGGCGGCCGGGGCCGATGGCATTACGCTGTTCGGTACGACAGGCGAAGGTGCGGGGATCGGGTTGCATGAGCGCATTGGAGCCATGGGTGCGCTGGCCGGTGCCGGGTTTGATTTTCGCAGGTCGGTAGTGGTCTCGGTTACGTCCTCGACGATCGAGGATGCTGTCGCTCAGACACGCGCGGGCTACGCCTACGGCGCCAGAGCGATCCTGATCACGCCGTCCTTCTACTTTCCGGACATGCCGGAGGACGGCATCTTCGACTGGTTTTCGACCGTGTTCCAAGAGTTGGGAACCGAGTTGCGCGACATCCTGCTCTACCACATCCCCAACATGACGCGTTCGCAGATCACGCCGCACCTGGTGTCTCGCCTGCGTGACGCCTTTGGCGATGCGATCGTCGGAATCAAGGACAGCGCGGGCAACTGGGAGGCGACGCAGGCTTTGCTCGACGCGCATCGCGATTTCCAGGTGCTCGTGGGCAGCGAACGCCATGTCGCCCAGGCCGTCAGCGAAGGCGGCAGCGGCACGATCTGCGGGCTGGCAAATTTTCAGCCGGCGCTCCTTCGCGGGCCAGTGGCCGCCGGGCGCGACGAGCCGCTGATCATGGCTTATCGATCCGCGATCTTGCCGGATCCGTTTCCCGCCTCGTTGAAGGCACTCGTAGCCCGGCGTACGGGCCGGCAAGAATGGCTGCGGATGCGACCGCCCAACGTCACCTTCGATGATGCCCGGGTAACTGCCCTGATGACGCGCATCGAGCAAGTCCGGGCGCTGCAATGA
- a CDS encoding GntR family transcriptional regulator — protein MSRKIVAGQFISQRELIEIIGLPMAAIRALIPRLEAEGLIVTVPQRGLQIAHVDVNLIHNAFQFRLMLESYAMAAFVRDAPDEEIAKLREAHEIVLRQGESEVTPELLRQAQLTDWNFHDRIIDWLANDLVSAAYRTNSIKIRLIRQGEVRIAPQRLLIVMRIHLDIIERMEKRDVESAVQALTEHIMAARNRAMNV, from the coding sequence ATGTCACGCAAGATCGTCGCGGGCCAGTTCATCTCGCAGCGCGAACTGATCGAGATCATTGGCCTGCCTATGGCGGCAATCCGGGCCCTGATTCCACGGCTGGAGGCTGAAGGGCTGATCGTCACGGTGCCGCAGCGCGGGCTGCAGATCGCGCATGTCGACGTCAACCTGATCCATAACGCTTTCCAGTTCCGATTGATGCTGGAAAGCTACGCCATGGCTGCCTTCGTGCGGGATGCTCCGGATGAAGAGATCGCCAAGCTGCGAGAGGCCCATGAAATCGTCCTGCGGCAGGGTGAGAGCGAAGTCACGCCGGAACTTCTGCGCCAGGCGCAGCTGACCGATTGGAATTTCCACGATCGGATCATTGATTGGCTCGCCAACGATCTCGTCAGCGCAGCCTATCGCACCAACTCGATCAAGATTCGGCTGATCCGTCAGGGCGAGGTCCGCATCGCGCCTCAACGGCTTCTCATCGTCATGAGGATCCATCTCGACATTATTGAGCGCATGGAGAAGCGCGATGTGGAAAGCGCCGTGCAGGCGTTGACCGAACACATCATGGCGGCTCGCAACCGCGCCATGAACGTCTGA
- a CDS encoding ABC transporter substrate-binding protein — protein MRRPTISRRTLLKSGIAGAVASPMLNLTTAFSQSESFNWKRFQGQNIEVSLTRTPRSETQKRYLAEFQSLTGIKVGLEEIPEQQHRQKIVIEFNSGKPNFDVASLSYSVQKRQLARGKWLANVEPMLGDRSLTPPDWDRADFSQRGLEYATDDGRLTSLPLSADYWLLYWNKDLFNAKGVAYPKSIADIVTAAAKLHDPTNGISGIVARGLRNANVPVWTQLLLGYGQETTTGTPPKLATTTEDAVAAATIYQTLLKASGPQGVSGFNWNEAQSLFAQGRAAMWIDGVGFAPPLEDAKRSRIVGKVGYGVFPPGPKAHHANVFGDGIGIAAASSKKEAAFLYCLWVTSKTMCNRLLQTGSGVPFRNSSLVDKETLAALTVPKDWADCVRGSAEIARTGLPNIVPVTEFRDTFGAALTNMIGGADPAAELKKATDEFGPVLDRSEQS, from the coding sequence ATGAGAAGGCCGACAATTTCTCGCCGCACGCTGTTGAAGTCCGGCATCGCCGGAGCCGTGGCGTCGCCGATGCTGAACCTGACGACCGCCTTTTCGCAATCTGAAAGCTTCAACTGGAAGCGTTTCCAGGGCCAGAACATCGAGGTGTCACTGACGCGCACACCGCGCAGCGAAACGCAGAAGCGATATCTGGCCGAGTTTCAGTCGCTGACCGGCATCAAGGTCGGGCTGGAGGAAATCCCCGAGCAGCAGCATCGCCAGAAGATCGTCATCGAGTTCAATTCCGGCAAGCCGAATTTCGACGTCGCGAGCTTGTCCTATTCCGTCCAGAAGCGGCAGCTCGCCCGTGGTAAATGGCTCGCAAACGTCGAGCCGATGCTCGGTGACCGCTCACTGACGCCGCCCGACTGGGACCGGGCCGACTTCAGTCAGCGGGGCCTCGAATATGCGACGGATGACGGGCGCCTGACCTCGCTGCCCCTCTCGGCCGACTACTGGCTGCTCTACTGGAACAAGGATCTATTCAACGCCAAGGGCGTCGCCTATCCGAAGTCGATCGCCGACATCGTGACAGCAGCCGCCAAGCTTCATGACCCAACGAACGGCATTTCCGGCATCGTCGCCCGCGGCCTACGCAATGCAAATGTGCCGGTCTGGACCCAGTTGCTGCTCGGCTACGGCCAGGAGACCACCACCGGGACGCCACCAAAGCTGGCGACGACGACCGAGGATGCCGTCGCCGCCGCGACGATCTATCAGACCCTACTCAAGGCCAGCGGGCCGCAAGGCGTCTCCGGCTTTAACTGGAACGAGGCGCAGTCGCTGTTCGCGCAGGGTCGCGCGGCGATGTGGATCGATGGGGTCGGGTTCGCACCACCTCTCGAGGACGCCAAGCGCAGCCGTATCGTCGGCAAGGTTGGCTACGGCGTGTTCCCGCCCGGGCCGAAAGCCCACCACGCGAATGTCTTCGGCGACGGCATCGGCATCGCAGCGGCAAGCTCCAAGAAGGAAGCCGCTTTCCTCTATTGCCTCTGGGTGACGTCGAAGACGATGTGCAACCGATTGCTGCAGACGGGCTCGGGCGTTCCCTTCCGCAATTCCAGCCTCGTCGACAAGGAGACACTGGCGGCGTTGACGGTTCCCAAGGACTGGGCCGATTGCGTACGAGGCTCGGCCGAGATCGCGCGCACGGGCCTGCCCAACATCGTTCCGGTGACAGAGTTTCGCGACACCTTCGGGGCTGCCCTCACCAACATGATCGGCGGCGCTGACCCAGCCGCCGAACTCAAAAAGGCGACCGACGAATTCGGCCCTGTTCTCGATCGCAGCGAGCAGTCGTGA